A single genomic interval of Osmerus eperlanus chromosome 14, fOsmEpe2.1, whole genome shotgun sequence harbors:
- the selplg gene encoding P-selectin glycoprotein ligand 1: MAFGKHTGYLLFWSIFLLSSVETQDVFTPVHSSNSSESALIPSQASTEPDSSVSSTAPPAQQESDRVSTPGSSQPTDTIGHLTAVTLGQPVDVRPRTEATRNSTSSATGSEDEKTDVRTTQGPDPNTSTSDKGEIRSQPWVTSPGPSSGQSFTLSVLTTLPSVPPPPLSPVSITSETEQPTETPTPALGPSSRELATTTLSSATTHSPILELTATTGRFSSTIGPISTNESISTMGPISTIKFTSTTGPISTNESTSASSNHTSTESTTAIGPISTNNNVSTTVAIVTSANSTNSSGVLIPKVPKRNNVFPPSTTKSTKKPDQDKGPAEGGGVLSCPTNRRGGLVSMCLIAIVSLAGLATIFMVSTIILCTKLSSRKHMYKMRDGQRGIEMTCISALLPEINREVLGRSRIHNGNRGLLYGGELDSDNDGGDDLTLNSFLPDNDRVV, from the coding sequence ATGGCCTTCGGGAAGCATACAGGGTATCTTCTATTCTGGAGTATCTTCCTGCTGTCCTCTGTGGAAACTCAGGATGTGTTTACCCCAGTGCACAGTAGCAACAGCAGTGAGTccgctctcatcccctcccaggCCTCCACTGAGCCAGACAGCTCTGTTTCCTCCACAGCTCCCCCAGCTCAACAGGAGTCAGACCGTGTCTCGACACCTGGGTCCTCACAACCCACGGACACCATCGGCCACCTGACAGCGGTGACCCTGGGCCAGCCAGTGGATGTGAGACCGCGTACAGAGGCAACTCGAAACAGTACTTCATCAGCGACAGGAAGTGAAGATGAAAAGACAGACGTTAGAACCACCCAAGGCCCGGATCCCAACACCAGCACCAGTGACAAGGGTGAGATCCGCTCACAGCCTTGGGTGACCAGCCCAGGTCCATCATCTGGCCAGAGCTTTactctctctgtgctgacaaCTTTGCCAAgtgttcctccacctcctctctcccctgtgagTATCACCTCAGAAACAGAACAACCAACTGAAACACCTACCCCGGCCCTGGGCCCATCGTCTCGGGAACTAGCTACCACCACTCTCAGCTCTGCGACAACTCATTCCCCCATTCTGGAGCTCACTGCCACCACTGGACGCTTTTCCTCCACCATAGGCCCTATCTCTACCAATGAGTCCATCTCTACCATGGGCCCTATTTCTACCATTAAGTTCACCTCCACTACAGGCCCTATCTCTACCAATGAGTCCACCTCTGCCAGCTCTAACCATACCTCGACTGAATCCACCACAGCCATAGGACCTATCTCTACCAATAACAATGTCTCCACCACAGTAGCCATTGTCACCTCAGCCAACTCTACCAACTCTTCAGGGGTCCTGATTCCAAAGGTTCCCAAGAGGAACAACGTGTTTCCCCCATCGACAACCAAGTCCACGAAGAAGCCTGACCAGGACAAGGGCCCCGCAGAAGGAGGTGGGGTCCTATCCTGCCCCACGAACCGAAGAGGAGGCCTAGTAAGCATGTGTCTGATCGCCATCGTCTCGCTGGCAGGATTAGCTACCATCTTCATGGTCAGCACCATCATCCTCTGCACCAAGCTCTCGTCCAGGAAGCACATGTACAAGATGAGAGATGGACAGCGGGGCATAGAGATGACGTGTATCTCTGCGCTGCTGCCTGAAATCAACAGGGAGGTTCTAGGAAGGTCTCGCATTCACAACGGCAACCGAGGGCTTCTCTACGGCGGCGAGCTGGACAGTGACAATGACGGAGGCGACGATCTGACCCTCAACAGTTTCCTCCCCGACAACGACCGTGTCGTGTAG